A window from Herbaspirillum sp. meg3 encodes these proteins:
- the pstA gene encoding phosphate ABC transporter permease PstA, with the protein MSDRYFRRRLFNRTVLVISTMATLFTLFWLTWIMLTTVVNGYDALNLKLFTEMTPPPGEAGGLLNAFYGSAVMVFIAVVVGTPIGILAGVFLAEFHRRTRTGESIRFVNDILLGAPSIVVGLFIYELVVRQIGHFSGWAGGLALAIILLPVVVRTTDEALRLVPQPMREAALSLGIPKWKVISMVVSRAAKAGILTGVLLGLARISGETAPLLFTALNNQYWSPSPNGPMANIPVVIFQFAMSPYEHWHALAWAGALIMTLFVLFLAVTSRFIINRGKAIR; encoded by the coding sequence ATGTCAGATCGTTATTTTCGCAGGCGCCTGTTTAATCGCACCGTGCTCGTCATCTCCACGATGGCAACATTGTTCACACTCTTTTGGCTCACTTGGATCATGCTGACGACAGTCGTCAATGGCTACGACGCCCTGAATCTGAAGCTCTTCACCGAGATGACACCGCCGCCAGGCGAAGCTGGTGGCTTGCTCAACGCCTTCTACGGTAGTGCTGTAATGGTGTTCATTGCCGTTGTTGTGGGTACGCCAATTGGCATCCTCGCAGGTGTCTTCCTAGCGGAGTTTCATCGACGTACTCGTACAGGCGAGAGCATTCGATTCGTCAACGATATCTTGCTTGGAGCACCATCCATCGTGGTCGGCTTGTTCATTTATGAATTGGTGGTTCGACAGATTGGACATTTCTCAGGATGGGCGGGAGGATTGGCCTTGGCGATTATCTTGTTGCCGGTAGTCGTCCGTACCACGGATGAAGCGCTGCGTCTTGTCCCTCAACCGATGCGAGAGGCTGCGCTATCTTTGGGCATCCCGAAGTGGAAAGTTATTTCCATGGTGGTCTCTCGTGCGGCCAAGGCCGGGATTCTGACGGGGGTGCTACTGGGGCTGGCTCGCATCAGCGGTGAGACCGCCCCGTTGCTCTTCACCGCGTTGAATAACCAATATTGGTCGCCTTCACCAAATGGCCCAATGGCGAACATTCCCGTTGTGATCTTCCAGTTTGCAATGAGTCCTTATGAGCATTGGCACGCACTGGCCTGGGCAGGAGCGCTGATTATGACGCTATTCGTACTGTTCTTGGCCGTGACGTCCCGTTTCATCATTAATCGTGGGAAGGCAATCCGATGA